Proteins encoded by one window of Rhodobacteraceae bacterium IMCC1335:
- a CDS encoding PAS domain S-box protein, whose amino-acid sequence MVNFVECLIVYIGLDQGIKSFVQQAIGKIAKIETISLEDFSDLNLTELNNGVLLVFSINRKEDVVHYWNALKKHKKNTILFRKLLLVKDAEVANNLTFDSSFDLLVCEEWASANTLLSSAISEQEARTQNQAFKAFLEHSVDGYWIWDIIRDQIEWSKRTREIVGVSENESPKNIEAFVELIDPLDRDRVEQAINSHFTFKIPYRNVEMRLKGANNTYRHFMANGTALRNKEGTPVLFVGSLTDRTLMQKVEQRLEDTEKRFTVLFHQMNDAALLADIDTGFILEANQPAERLWGKPISDLVGLHQSKLHPLVLSEEAKLAFADHIKALMQNKRDTIYVPILRVDGVEVPAEISSSLIELEGKTRILGVFRDISDRVQLERDIRERDAQLQLSSHMASMGTLAAGVAHEINNPLTYVLGNLEILKTSIKKLGISDPEIEETISSAITGSQLVKEIVTDLKALSQSDESQTCCDPCEVIRIASRVAMSDLRHSSSLIMDLPQVPQVALSSARLSQIILNILSNSARAFKKCDSKFNEIKISVEKNAGYAQIVILDNGEGINFEDLKRIWEPFFTKRTKSGGTGLGLSICRRILNEVKGSIEIESELGNYTRVTILIPFAKQVSFSPEEFQTTEKMLETLNYTPALMVVDDDTLVLNLITKMLEEVFLVSSYSDARMALTAFKKGEKPDVILSDIMMPDIDGNAFFESMCAQGAKKEQFLFMTGGAVTEDAMAFEKLMAGTNSLVTKPFQKDKLRQVIFNRVTSLIAVENTKKTEHVDDLSTQDDLTPSMVAELESLLGRDALKEQYRKLDQQIGDFFVQAQNLKARDLASLAHKVAGGAAMLGAENFAKTLRDVQKAAVEKDEYKIEKFLTDAKKTAKFLKHSISEYQNQ is encoded by the coding sequence ATGGTAAATTTTGTTGAGTGTTTAATTGTTTATATTGGCTTGGACCAGGGAATCAAGTCGTTTGTTCAGCAGGCTATTGGAAAAATAGCGAAAATTGAAACCATATCGCTTGAAGATTTTTCTGACCTGAATTTAACCGAACTAAACAATGGCGTTCTTCTTGTTTTTTCAATCAATAGAAAAGAAGACGTTGTACATTATTGGAATGCACTTAAAAAACATAAAAAAAATACTATTTTGTTTCGTAAACTATTATTGGTAAAAGATGCAGAGGTCGCAAATAACCTGACATTTGATAGTAGTTTTGATTTATTGGTGTGTGAAGAATGGGCCTCCGCAAACACATTACTGTCATCGGCAATATCCGAACAAGAGGCCAGAACCCAGAATCAAGCATTCAAGGCGTTTTTAGAACACTCTGTTGACGGATATTGGATTTGGGATATTATTCGAGACCAAATTGAGTGGTCCAAACGGACACGCGAAATTGTAGGTGTAAGTGAAAATGAATCTCCAAAAAATATTGAAGCGTTTGTTGAGTTAATAGACCCACTAGATAGAGATCGAGTGGAACAGGCTATTAATAGCCACTTCACCTTCAAAATTCCTTACAGGAACGTAGAAATGCGTTTAAAAGGGGCAAACAACACCTACCGGCATTTTATGGCAAATGGAACTGCACTTCGAAACAAAGAAGGCACGCCTGTTTTGTTTGTGGGAAGCCTGACCGACCGCACTTTGATGCAAAAAGTCGAGCAACGTTTAGAGGATACCGAGAAACGGTTTACAGTTCTTTTTCACCAAATGAATGATGCAGCACTTTTAGCAGATATAGACACTGGTTTTATTTTGGAGGCAAATCAACCCGCAGAGCGCCTTTGGGGGAAACCTATTTCTGATCTAGTTGGATTACATCAATCAAAACTTCACCCTCTCGTTTTAAGCGAAGAAGCGAAGCTCGCGTTCGCTGATCATATCAAAGCATTAATGCAAAACAAACGTGACACAATCTATGTTCCCATCTTGCGCGTTGACGGCGTGGAAGTGCCGGCAGAAATCAGCTCGAGCCTTATTGAACTTGAAGGAAAAACCAGAATTCTAGGAGTTTTCCGCGACATTTCTGACCGCGTTCAACTAGAGAGAGATATAAGAGAACGCGACGCGCAGCTCCAATTATCATCACATATGGCGTCAATGGGGACACTAGCAGCCGGAGTAGCGCATGAAATCAACAATCCATTAACTTATGTGCTTGGAAATTTAGAAATTCTTAAAACATCAATCAAAAAGCTGGGCATCTCCGACCCAGAAATAGAAGAAACGATTTCATCAGCTATTACGGGCAGCCAATTGGTAAAAGAAATAGTCACTGATCTAAAAGCCCTAAGCCAAAGTGATGAAAGTCAAACCTGCTGCGATCCCTGCGAAGTCATCCGAATAGCATCTAGGGTTGCGATGTCGGACCTTAGGCATAGCTCTAGCTTGATTATGGATCTGCCTCAGGTACCACAAGTAGCATTATCTTCTGCCAGGTTATCACAGATTATTCTCAATATCTTAAGTAACTCCGCCCGGGCTTTTAAAAAATGCGATAGTAAGTTTAACGAGATAAAAATAAGTGTTGAGAAAAATGCAGGTTATGCGCAGATAGTTATTTTGGACAATGGTGAGGGGATTAATTTTGAAGATCTGAAACGGATTTGGGAGCCCTTTTTTACGAAAAGAACTAAAAGTGGTGGTACAGGTCTTGGGCTATCGATCTGTCGGCGAATTTTAAATGAGGTCAAAGGATCAATTGAAATCGAATCTGAGTTGGGGAATTACACACGGGTCACAATTTTAATACCGTTCGCGAAGCAAGTTTCTTTTAGTCCAGAAGAATTTCAAACTACAGAAAAGATGTTAGAGACTTTAAACTATACCCCAGCATTAATGGTCGTCGATGATGATACATTAGTACTAAATCTTATTACAAAAATGCTGGAAGAAGTATTTTTGGTCAGTAGTTACTCAGATGCCAGAATGGCTCTCACTGCATTTAAAAAAGGCGAAAAACCGGACGTTATTCTAAGCGATATAATGATGCCCGATATAGATGGAAATGCATTTTTTGAGTCTATGTGCGCTCAGGGCGCCAAGAAGGAGCAATTTTTATTCATGACGGGGGGCGCTGTAACAGAAGATGCGATGGCATTTGAAAAACTTATGGCTGGGACAAACAGCTTGGTGACCAAGCCATTTCAAAAAGACAAGCTTAGGCAGGTCATTTTCAATCGTGTTACTTCGTTGATTGCAGTTGAAAATACCAAGAAAACTGAACACGTAGATGATCTTAGTACCCAAGATGATCTCACCCCTTCAATGGTAGCTGAACTCGAATCCCTTCTCGGTCGAGATGCTCTCAAGGAGCAATATAGAAAATTAGATCAACAGATTGGTGATTTTTTTGTCCAAGCTCAAAACCTAAAGGCGAGAGACCTTGCATCCCTGGCGCATAAGGTTGCCGGTGGTGCCGCTATGCTAGGCGCCGAAAACTTTGCGAAGACCCTGCGAGATGTCCAAAAAGCAGCTGTTGAGAAAGATGAATATAAAATTGAGAAATTTTTGACAGATGCAAAAAAGACCGCAAAATTTTTGAAGCACTCTATTTCAGAATACCAAAATCAGTAA
- a CDS encoding IS5 family transposase: MDLFLREAVDRIGVDDALAKIDALMDWSSFSPILKRGLGRSGVGPQGYDPLVLFKCLLIGQWHGLSDPKLERALKVRLDFMIFCGLNLHAPVPDETTHCRFRNALVKGGVYDDLLAEVCRQIEAHGLKLKEAEAAIIDATLVESAARPRTHIDAPEDRAEGEAPDDPQMYYSADPDARWVKKGAKSTLGYKAFARTDEEGFVDKVHTTPANQAESPQFETMIEGAKAQRVLADKAYASKANRASLRDKHRDGIMRKAARNRPLRASEKRFNKLISKRRFRVEQCFGTMKRLFGLHRARYFGVTKTHAQLAMAAIGQNLLKAANKITLNPQTLAIA; encoded by the coding sequence ATGGACCTATTTTTGCGTGAAGCGGTGGATCGGATTGGGGTCGATGATGCCTTGGCCAAGATTGATGCGCTGATGGATTGGTCGTCGTTTTCGCCCATTCTCAAACGCGGTCTTGGACGTTCCGGTGTCGGCCCCCAAGGTTATGATCCACTGGTCCTGTTCAAGTGCCTGCTGATTGGACAATGGCACGGTCTGAGCGACCCCAAGCTGGAGCGGGCGCTGAAGGTTCGGCTGGATTTCATGATCTTTTGCGGGCTCAATCTGCACGCTCCCGTACCGGATGAGACGACCCATTGTCGCTTTCGCAACGCCTTGGTGAAAGGTGGTGTTTACGACGATCTTCTGGCTGAGGTTTGCCGTCAGATCGAGGCGCATGGGCTGAAGCTGAAGGAGGCCGAGGCCGCGATCATCGACGCGACTTTGGTGGAAAGCGCTGCCCGGCCCCGCACCCATATCGACGCGCCCGAAGATCGGGCCGAAGGCGAAGCCCCGGATGATCCGCAGATGTATTACAGCGCCGATCCGGATGCGCGTTGGGTAAAGAAGGGGGCCAAATCCACACTCGGCTACAAGGCCTTTGCCCGCACGGATGAGGAAGGATTTGTCGATAAGGTCCACACCACCCCTGCCAACCAGGCCGAGAGCCCCCAATTTGAAACCATGATCGAAGGCGCGAAAGCACAGCGCGTGCTGGCGGACAAGGCCTATGCAAGCAAGGCCAACCGCGCCAGTTTGCGTGACAAACACCGCGACGGGATCATGAGGAAGGCGGCGCGCAATCGTCCGCTGCGGGCCTCAGAAAAGCGCTTCAACAAGCTGATTTCCAAACGCCGGTTTCGGGTAGAGCAATGCTTCGGCACCATGAAACGTCTCTTTGGCTTGCACCGCGCACGCTACTTTGGCGTCACCAAAACCCACGCCCAACTGGCGATGGCGGCAATCGGGCAAAACCTGCTCAAGGCCGCAAACAAAATAACCCTCAACCCGCAAACCCTCGCAATCGCATAA
- a CDS encoding IS1380 family transposase, producing the protein MDHPKGASETVGARLGFDRRVRLEFHGSKISPDGGLLLFRELDEVLGLHDIAGGVLSDTRTGHNRLHSLVGLLRQSVFGRLAGYDDVNDADRLALDPVMRQVVGGRAVDAKAASASQMGRFETEVLTAAGNRTALTDLPGQWIDRVHERKPPKWITLDMDSSVSPTHGAQEGTAWNGHFGCMCYHPLFVFNQFSHLERCALRPGNVHSADGWEEVLKPVIARYADRHLMRFFRGDAAFAIPELYKTLEAERYYYAIRLRTNRVLQGRIAHLLKRPVGRPPKGVKRIYGDFEYQAVSWDKPRRVIAKVEWHPGELFPRVGFVLTNLPMEPDEVTRFYNRRGTAEQYIKEGKQAINWTRLSCKGMAQNEVRLQLQALAYNLGVFLQGTDLPKEMADWSLTSLQTRLIKIGARVVRHARAITFQLAEVAVSGNLFTRIIAAIHRLRSPPVPA; encoded by the coding sequence ATGGATCACCCAAAGGGTGCAAGCGAAACGGTTGGTGCGCGGCTTGGATTTGACCGTCGCGTGCGGCTGGAATTTCATGGATCAAAGATCAGTCCGGACGGTGGTCTGCTGTTGTTTCGGGAACTGGACGAGGTACTTGGCCTGCACGACATTGCGGGCGGCGTTCTGAGTGACACCCGCACTGGTCACAATCGTCTGCACTCACTGGTCGGCCTGTTGCGACAGTCGGTCTTTGGTCGGCTGGCCGGGTACGATGATGTGAATGATGCGGATCGTCTGGCGCTCGATCCAGTGATGCGGCAGGTGGTCGGAGGACGGGCCGTTGATGCCAAGGCCGCGTCAGCAAGCCAGATGGGACGGTTCGAGACAGAGGTGCTGACGGCGGCCGGTAACCGCACTGCGCTGACTGATCTGCCGGGGCAATGGATCGACCGTGTTCACGAACGCAAACCGCCCAAGTGGATCACGCTGGATATGGATAGCTCGGTCAGTCCAACCCACGGAGCGCAGGAGGGCACGGCCTGGAACGGGCATTTCGGCTGCATGTGTTATCACCCGCTGTTCGTTTTCAACCAGTTCAGCCATCTCGAACGCTGCGCTCTGCGCCCCGGTAATGTGCACAGCGCGGATGGATGGGAAGAGGTTCTGAAGCCCGTCATTGCGCGATATGCGGATCGTCACCTGATGCGGTTCTTCCGGGGGGATGCGGCCTTCGCCATCCCGGAGCTATACAAAACTCTGGAAGCGGAAAGATACTACTATGCCATTCGCCTGCGCACCAATCGTGTTCTTCAGGGCAGGATTGCGCATCTGCTCAAGCGCCCGGTGGGTCGTCCGCCAAAAGGCGTGAAGCGTATCTACGGTGACTTTGAGTATCAGGCGGTGTCCTGGGACAAGCCTCGCCGCGTTATCGCCAAGGTCGAGTGGCATCCCGGCGAATTGTTCCCGCGTGTCGGCTTTGTCCTCACCAACCTGCCGATGGAGCCGGACGAGGTCACCCGCTTCTACAATCGACGCGGCACCGCCGAGCAGTACATCAAGGAAGGCAAGCAAGCTATCAACTGGACGCGATTGTCCTGCAAGGGCATGGCGCAAAACGAGGTCCGCCTTCAGCTTCAAGCACTGGCCTACAATCTGGGTGTCTTCCTGCAAGGCACGGACCTTCCCAAAGAGATGGCCGACTGGTCTCTAACCAGCTTGCAAACCCGGCTGATCAAGATTGGAGCTAGGGTGGTTCGACATGCTCGGGCCATCACGTTCCAACTCGCTGAGGTGGCGGTCAGCGGCAATCTATTCACCCGTATCATCGCTGCCATCCATCGCCTGCGCTCGCCACCGGTTCCTGCATGA